A genome region from Diorhabda carinulata isolate Delta chromosome 2, icDioCari1.1, whole genome shotgun sequence includes the following:
- the LOC130903653 gene encoding uncharacterized protein LOC130903653, translating into MEVAPKMLKSELHSEELNQISSKPVKRPFDVAFLMLPDEKLLQKQKLHKNFENCCSSTEEDEEIDVIETPREYKKLFTQKQQIFDDPNLVKTKYADELRSKTLSTSNDQKSAFTKVNLFKESSRLSPSLSTSPDISYQSSLSPSPPIINKTYQNFTTILSPNQIFKNQQAAYQNQFLQESFPTTGATNLENNFFKSQPDLIQPNYAKIRPIYRPDLPYSYPQFPNPEMLKMTPPDIRSPAAAILTSLLPPSLAALSLPAQNICAKCNISFRMTSDLVYHMRSHHKSEAAESTRKKREDKLKCPVCAESFRERHHLTRHMTAHQDKAEDETKDNNCVKKGF; encoded by the coding sequence ATGGAAGTTGCTCCGAAAATGTTAAAAAGTGAATTGCACAGTGAAGAACTCAACCAAATATCTAGTAAACCAGTGAAAAGACCTTTTGACGTGGCTTTTTTGATGTTACCAGACGAAAAACTCCTGCAGAAACAGAAACtacataaaaatttcgaaaattgttgTAGTAGTAcggaagaagatgaagaaatcGACGTTATAGAAACGCCTCGTGAgtataaaaagttgtttacgcaaaaacaacaaattttcgACGATCCCAATTTGGTTAAAACGAAATACGCAGACGAACTTCGATCGAAAACTTTATCAACTTCCAACGATCAAAAAAGCGCGTTCACTAAAgttaatttattcaaagaatCCTCCAGACTTTCTCCAAGTTTAAGCACATCTCCGGATATAAGTTACCAAAGCTCTTTGAGTCCATCGCCTCCTATAATCAATAAAACCTACCAAAATTTCACAACGATATTATCACctaatcaaatattcaaaaaccaACAAGCGGCATATCAAAATCAATTTCTACAAGAAAGTTTCCCCACAACCGGCGCCACCAATTTAGAAAACAACTTTTTCAAATCGCAACCCGACCTAATCCAACCCAATTACGCCAAAATCAGACCGATATATAGACCAGATCTACCCTACAGTTATCCGCAGTTTCCCAATCCGGAAATGTTGAAGATGACACCGCCGGATATAAGAAGCCCCGCCGCTGCTATTCTAACCTCACTTCTACCGCCGTCTTTAGCCGCGCTAAGTTTACCGGCTCAAAATATTTGTGCCAAATGTAACATCTCATTCAGAATGACTTCGGATTTGGTGTACCACATGAGATCCCATCACAAGAGCGAAGCTGCCGAAAGCACGAGGAAAAAACGCgaagataaattaaaatgtCCCGTTTGCGCAGAATCCTTTAGGGAAAGACATCATTTAACTAGACATATGACAGCTCATCAAGATAAAGCCGAAGATGAAACGAAAGATAATAATTGTGTAAAGaaaggtttttaa